Proteins from a genomic interval of Croceicoccus naphthovorans:
- a CDS encoding response regulator transcription factor — protein sequence MDVVNIFLSDPIGDTLDDFEHAGTRFTFDRIDGGGPRRLLDGQMWAFLDWVMDDCSGLEMCRRLRADPRTEAAHVTIVLEQDDAEDRRRALRAGADDYMVGPLDRTAVLDRVFAAQDRRPRQITQQIRFGDLTVDLLALQARWRDKPVPLRPNEFRLLRFFVENPDRVLSRHDLIQGLGKLDPPIDERTVDVWIGRLRRALKGAGAGDMLRTVRAMGYVLDSP from the coding sequence GTGGACGTGGTCAATATCTTTCTCAGCGATCCGATCGGCGACACGCTCGATGATTTCGAGCATGCCGGAACCCGCTTTACCTTCGACCGGATCGACGGCGGCGGGCCAAGGCGCTTGCTCGATGGGCAGATGTGGGCCTTTCTCGACTGGGTGATGGACGATTGTTCCGGGCTGGAGATGTGTCGTCGTCTTCGTGCAGATCCCCGGACAGAGGCCGCGCATGTCACCATCGTGCTGGAGCAGGACGATGCAGAGGACCGTCGCCGTGCGCTGCGCGCCGGGGCGGACGATTACATGGTCGGGCCACTGGATCGTACCGCCGTGCTGGACCGGGTCTTCGCCGCGCAGGACCGCCGCCCGCGCCAGATCACGCAGCAGATCCGCTTCGGGGATCTGACCGTCGACCTTCTGGCGCTGCAGGCCCGCTGGCGCGACAAGCCGGTGCCGCTGCGTCCGAACGAATTTCGCCTGCTGCGTTTCTTTGTCGAAAACCCCGACCGGGTGCTCAGCCGCCATGACCTGATCCAAGGTCTGGGCAAGCTGGACCCGCCGATCGACGAACGGACCGTCGACGTCTGGATCGGCCGGTTGCGCCGCGCGCTGAAGGGCGCAGGGGCCGGCGATATGCTGCGCACGGTTCGCGCGATGGGCTACGTTCTCGACAGTCCCTGA
- a CDS encoding glutathione S-transferase family protein: MTELTIWGRINSHNVKKVVWLTEEIGLPYVRHDVGLQFGMDDAYLAKNPNALIPTIDDGDLTLWESNTILRYLAAKHGGERWWPADPAVRALNERWMDWHFGYASAQHGAFWQNVRVPPDQRDPDAISRSVEATARRIAVLEAHLACNDYLSQGDFGIGDIPMGCYIHTWFALPIDRPAFPNVRRWYDRLLERPAYREYVAIPLT; this comes from the coding sequence ATGACCGAACTGACCATCTGGGGCCGAATCAATTCCCACAACGTGAAAAAAGTCGTCTGGCTGACCGAGGAGATCGGCCTGCCCTATGTGCGCCACGATGTCGGCCTGCAATTCGGGATGGACGATGCCTATCTGGCCAAGAATCCTAACGCATTGATCCCCACCATTGACGATGGCGACCTGACGCTTTGGGAATCGAATACGATCCTGCGCTATCTGGCGGCCAAACACGGTGGGGAGCGCTGGTGGCCCGCCGATCCGGCCGTGCGCGCATTGAACGAGCGGTGGATGGACTGGCACTTCGGCTATGCCAGCGCACAGCACGGGGCATTCTGGCAAAACGTTCGCGTCCCCCCAGATCAGCGTGACCCAGATGCCATTTCCCGATCCGTAGAGGCTACGGCCAGGCGCATTGCCGTGCTGGAAGCGCATCTGGCCTGCAACGACTACCTGTCGCAGGGCGATTTCGGCATCGGGGACATCCCGATGGGCTGCTACATCCACACCTGGTTCGCCCTGCCGATCGATCGCCCGGCCTTTCCCAACGTGCGTCGCTGGTATGACCGGCTGCTCGAACGTCCCGCCTATCGCGAATATGTGGCGATCCCGCTGACATGA
- the argJ gene encoding bifunctional glutamate N-acetyltransferase/amino-acid acetyltransferase ArgJ: protein METSPLARPFPVMPAIDGAVPRVARAQYKTWDRCDLTYVEMAEGTSVAGVFTRNVCCSSEVELGREQIKLGRARALVVNAGNSNAFTGYRGREAVEQIMAQVAGHIGCEPSDVFVSSTGVIGVPLPKDKAEAGVANALTADPCDWEAAAETIGTTDTFAKGATASAMIGDTRVEFSAIIKGSGMIAPDMATMLGYIFTDAKVSPGFLQQCLSAANEATFSCITVDSDTSTSDTVLAFATGKAGNAELTGPDSPGADAFAAAIHDVCRQLAHLVVRDGEGAQKFIEIAVSGAISDDSARRVGLAIANSPLVKTAIAGEDANWGRVVMAVGKAGEPADRDRLSIGFGGTWAAKDGLPLADYDEAPVAAHLRGQDIRIDVDLGMGDGRATVWTCDLTHGYISINADYRT, encoded by the coding sequence ATGGAAACATCGCCCCTCGCCCGCCCCTTCCCCGTCATGCCCGCCATCGACGGTGCCGTACCGCGTGTGGCGCGCGCGCAGTACAAGACGTGGGACCGCTGCGACCTGACTTATGTTGAGATGGCTGAGGGCACGAGCGTCGCGGGCGTATTCACCAGGAACGTCTGCTGTTCGAGCGAGGTCGAACTGGGCCGCGAGCAGATAAAGCTTGGCCGTGCGCGGGCGCTGGTCGTCAACGCGGGCAATTCCAACGCCTTCACCGGCTATCGCGGGCGTGAGGCGGTAGAGCAGATCATGGCGCAAGTCGCCGGGCACATCGGCTGCGAGCCGAGCGACGTCTTCGTTTCCAGCACCGGCGTCATCGGCGTGCCGCTCCCCAAAGACAAGGCAGAGGCTGGCGTGGCCAACGCGCTGACTGCCGATCCCTGTGATTGGGAAGCCGCCGCGGAAACGATCGGCACGACCGACACGTTCGCCAAGGGCGCGACCGCCAGCGCCATGATCGGCGACACCCGCGTGGAATTCAGCGCCATCATCAAGGGCAGCGGCATGATCGCGCCCGACATGGCGACGATGCTGGGCTATATCTTTACCGACGCGAAGGTTTCGCCAGGGTTCCTGCAACAGTGCCTGTCCGCCGCGAACGAGGCTACGTTCAGCTGCATCACTGTCGACAGCGACACCAGCACCAGCGACACCGTCCTTGCCTTCGCCACCGGCAAAGCCGGGAATGCCGAACTGACCGGCCCGGACAGCCCCGGCGCAGACGCCTTTGCCGCCGCGATCCACGACGTGTGCCGCCAATTGGCACATCTGGTCGTGCGCGACGGCGAAGGCGCGCAGAAGTTCATCGAGATCGCCGTGAGCGGCGCGATCAGTGACGATAGCGCGCGCCGGGTCGGCCTCGCCATCGCGAACTCGCCACTGGTGAAAACCGCCATCGCGGGTGAGGACGCCAACTGGGGCCGCGTCGTCATGGCCGTGGGCAAGGCAGGCGAACCGGCGGATCGCGACCGGCTCTCCATCGGATTTGGCGGCACGTGGGCCGCAAAGGACGGTCTGCCGCTGGCCGATTATGACGAAGCGCCGGTGGCCGCGCACCTGCGGGGGCAGGACATTCGCATCGATGTCGATCTCGGCATGGGCGACGGACGCGCCACGGTCTGGACCTGCGACCTGACGCACGGATACATCTCAATCAATGCGGACTATCGGACCTGA
- the secA gene encoding preprotein translocase subunit SecA yields MFGSFAKSLFGSSNDRYVKSMGKIVAQINALEPTYEAMDDAELQNQTVLFRQRLDAGETLDSLLPEAFAVVREASKRVFGMRHFDVQMIGGIALHRGEIAEMRTGEGKTLVATLATYLNGLSGKGVHVVTVNDYLARRDAEWMGQLYRWLGLTVGVIVPNLHESQRREAYACDITYSTNNELGFDYLRDNMKHSREQQVHRPFNYAIVDEVDSILIDEARTPLIISGPTEDKSDLYIAIDAVVKRMDEEDFEKDEKTRNITLTEDGLEKVEQVLLAEGLLETENLYDYENTQVVHHLDQALKAVHMFKRDTDYIVKDDKVVIIDEFTGRMMDGRRWSNGLHQAVEAKEGVKIEPENQTMASITFQNYFRMYPKLSGMTGTAATEAPEFFDIYKLNVVEIPTNLPVQRIDEEDQFFKNTHDKFRAIAASIREHNEKGQPVLVGTVSIEKSELLSKFLEEEGVKHAVLNARMHEMEAHIVAQAGRLGAVTIATNMAGRGTDIQLGGNLEFRTEDELGDMAEGPERDAAVARIKEEIAAERQQVLDAGGLFVLGTERHESRRIDNQLRGRSGRQGDPGLSRFYLCLEDDLLRIFGPDTLFSKMMNSNLEDGEAIGSKWLSKAIETAQKKVEARNYDIRKQVVEYDNVMNDQRTVIYEQREDIMDADAVDDVVIDMRNDTVNAIVGAACPPGSYPEQWDIEGLKAKVEDILGEPAPIDEWMQEDGIEPEDLEQRLAAMADAKMDAKFADSDPSIWRQVEKSVLLDRLDHHWKEHLATLDALRQVVFLRAYAQKTPINEYKQEAFGLFERMLEAIREDVTKILMTSQLRMAEPEPPVLPDLPDFLTNTDPGAGMMTGHINPLTGEDNSNDGDGSSKRQALFGALAGSTFAQAGPGGAESENPWAGMDISRNAPCPCGSGNKYKHCHGAVA; encoded by the coding sequence ATGTTCGGCTCTTTCGCCAAGTCGCTCTTCGGCTCGTCCAACGACCGCTACGTCAAATCGATGGGCAAGATCGTTGCCCAGATCAACGCGCTTGAACCCACGTACGAGGCGATGGACGACGCGGAACTGCAGAACCAGACCGTGCTGTTCCGGCAACGGCTCGATGCTGGCGAAACGCTCGATTCGCTGCTGCCAGAGGCTTTTGCCGTGGTGCGCGAAGCGTCGAAGCGCGTGTTCGGCATGCGCCATTTCGATGTGCAGATGATCGGCGGCATCGCGCTCCACCGCGGTGAGATCGCCGAAATGCGCACGGGTGAGGGTAAAACGCTGGTCGCGACGCTGGCGACTTATCTGAATGGTTTATCGGGCAAGGGCGTGCACGTCGTGACCGTCAACGACTATCTCGCCCGCCGCGACGCGGAGTGGATGGGACAGCTCTATCGATGGTTGGGCCTGACCGTCGGCGTGATCGTGCCGAACCTGCACGAAAGCCAGCGGCGCGAGGCCTATGCCTGCGACATCACCTACTCGACGAATAACGAGTTGGGCTTTGACTATCTGCGCGACAACATGAAGCACTCGCGCGAGCAGCAGGTGCACCGCCCCTTCAACTATGCCATCGTCGACGAGGTGGACTCGATCCTGATCGACGAGGCCCGCACCCCGCTGATCATCTCCGGCCCGACCGAAGACAAGTCCGACCTTTACATCGCGATCGACGCGGTGGTGAAGCGGATGGACGAAGAGGACTTCGAGAAGGACGAGAAGACCCGCAACATCACGCTGACCGAGGATGGCCTCGAAAAGGTCGAGCAGGTACTGCTGGCCGAGGGTCTTCTGGAGACCGAGAACCTCTACGATTACGAGAATACGCAGGTCGTGCATCACCTCGATCAGGCGCTCAAGGCCGTGCACATGTTCAAGCGCGACACGGACTATATCGTGAAGGACGACAAGGTCGTGATCATCGATGAGTTCACCGGCCGCATGATGGATGGTCGCCGTTGGTCCAACGGTCTGCATCAGGCGGTCGAGGCGAAGGAGGGTGTGAAGATCGAGCCCGAGAACCAGACCATGGCCTCGATCACGTTCCAGAACTATTTCCGCATGTACCCGAAGCTGTCGGGCATGACCGGCACGGCGGCGACCGAAGCGCCCGAATTCTTCGACATCTACAAGCTGAACGTCGTGGAAATTCCGACCAACCTGCCGGTGCAGCGCATCGACGAGGAAGACCAGTTCTTCAAGAACACGCACGACAAGTTCCGTGCCATCGCCGCTTCTATCCGCGAGCATAACGAAAAGGGCCAGCCGGTTCTTGTCGGCACGGTTTCCATCGAGAAGTCCGAACTGCTGTCAAAATTCCTTGAGGAAGAGGGCGTGAAGCACGCCGTCCTCAACGCCCGTATGCACGAGATGGAGGCACATATCGTGGCGCAGGCGGGACGTCTGGGCGCGGTGACAATCGCCACCAACATGGCGGGCCGCGGCACAGACATTCAGCTGGGCGGCAATCTTGAATTCCGCACCGAGGACGAGCTGGGCGACATGGCCGAGGGCCCAGAGCGCGATGCCGCCGTGGCCCGCATCAAGGAAGAGATCGCGGCGGAGCGCCAGCAAGTGCTGGATGCCGGGGGCCTGTTCGTGTTGGGCACTGAACGCCACGAAAGCCGCCGTATCGACAACCAGCTGCGCGGTCGGTCGGGCCGTCAGGGCGATCCGGGCCTGTCGCGGTTCTACCTTTGCCTGGAAGACGACTTGCTACGCATCTTCGGGCCGGACACGCTGTTCTCCAAGATGATGAATTCTAACCTTGAGGATGGCGAGGCCATCGGGTCGAAGTGGCTGTCCAAGGCCATCGAGACCGCGCAGAAGAAGGTCGAGGCGCGCAACTACGACATCCGCAAGCAGGTCGTGGAATACGATAACGTGATGAACGACCAGCGCACCGTGATCTATGAGCAGCGCGAAGACATCATGGACGCGGACGCAGTCGACGATGTCGTGATCGACATGCGCAACGACACGGTGAACGCCATCGTCGGCGCTGCCTGCCCGCCGGGGTCCTATCCCGAACAATGGGATATCGAGGGGCTGAAGGCCAAGGTCGAAGACATCCTTGGCGAGCCTGCGCCCATTGACGAATGGATGCAGGAAGACGGGATCGAGCCCGAGGATCTTGAGCAGCGCCTTGCCGCGATGGCCGATGCCAAGATGGATGCGAAGTTTGCCGACAGCGATCCCTCGATCTGGCGTCAGGTCGAAAAGTCGGTCCTGCTCGACCGCCTCGACCACCACTGGAAGGAACACCTCGCCACGCTCGACGCGTTGCGTCAGGTGGTGTTCCTGCGTGCCTATGCGCAGAAGACGCCGATCAACGAATACAAGCAGGAAGCTTTCGGCTTGTTCGAACGCATGCTGGAGGCGATCCGCGAGGACGTGACCAAGATCCTGATGACCAGCCAGCTGCGCATGGCTGAGCCGGAGCCGCCGGTTCTGCCCGACCTGCCCGATTTCTTGACCAACACCGATCCGGGTGCGGGCATGATGACCGGCCATATCAATCCGCTGACGGGTGAGGACAATTCCAACGACGGTGACGGTTCGTCGAAGCGTCAGGCGCTGTTCGGCGCGCTGGCGGGTTCGACTTTTGCGCAGGCCGGGCCGGGCGGTGCGGAGAGCGAGAACCCGTGGGCCGGGATGGACATCAGCCGCAATGCGCCTTGTCCCTGCGGAAGTGGCAACAAGTACAAACACTGTCATGGGGCCGTGGCCTGA
- a CDS encoding inositol monophosphatase family protein: MSDTLTREVHALMQRVAESVVLPRYQSLAAHEIVEKKPGDLVTIADRESEAMLAEGLARILPEAAIVGEEAMHADPTLMERLGDTLCWIVDPIDGTRNFAAGRPPFGLMIALAEKGETRAGWIYDPLQQRLCHAALGGGAFVDGERVAARESGETPPVAAISMIFMDEMQRHRMKTAIAPHYRLTDIPYCAAEQYPRLALGVNDVSIFERTLAWDHAAGALWLNEAGGQCARFDGSPYRVDEWERKGMIAASSPALWDGLARRLEP; this comes from the coding sequence ATGAGCGATACGCTGACCCGCGAAGTCCACGCTCTGATGCAGCGCGTGGCGGAAAGCGTGGTCCTGCCCCGCTATCAATCGCTGGCCGCGCACGAGATTGTCGAGAAAAAGCCCGGCGATCTCGTCACCATCGCCGACCGCGAAAGCGAGGCGATGCTGGCCGAGGGGCTGGCGCGCATCTTGCCCGAAGCGGCCATCGTCGGCGAAGAGGCAATGCACGCCGATCCGACGCTGATGGAGCGGCTGGGCGATACGCTGTGCTGGATCGTCGACCCCATCGACGGAACGCGCAACTTCGCCGCAGGTCGCCCACCGTTCGGCCTGATGATCGCACTGGCGGAAAAGGGGGAAACCAGGGCGGGCTGGATCTATGACCCACTGCAGCAACGCCTGTGCCATGCGGCATTGGGCGGTGGCGCTTTCGTCGATGGCGAACGCGTTGCGGCGCGGGAATCCGGCGAAACGCCCCCGGTTGCGGCAATCTCGATGATCTTCATGGACGAGATGCAGCGGCATCGCATGAAGACCGCCATCGCGCCCCATTATCGCCTGACCGACATCCCCTACTGCGCGGCGGAGCAGTATCCCCGCCTTGCGCTGGGCGTGAACGATGTGTCGATTTTTGAACGCACACTGGCGTGGGACCACGCGGCGGGTGCGCTGTGGCTTAACGAAGCAGGCGGCCAATGCGCCCGGTTCGATGGATCACCCTATCGCGTGGACGAGTGGGAGCGCAAAGGCATGATCGCCGCGTCCAGCCCGGCCCTTTGGGACGGGCTGGCGCGGCGGCTGGAACCTTAA
- the trxA gene encoding thioredoxin — MPTKAVTDASFQSDVLESDKPVLVDFWADWCGPCKMIAPALEEISDELADKVTIAKVDIMENTDIAAQMGVQSIPLMVLFKDGKPAAQKLGAAPKGALKAWLESEL, encoded by the coding sequence ATGCCGACCAAAGCCGTCACCGACGCCAGCTTCCAGAGCGACGTTCTCGAATCCGACAAGCCCGTGCTGGTCGATTTCTGGGCCGACTGGTGCGGTCCGTGCAAGATGATTGCCCCCGCGTTGGAAGAGATCAGCGACGAGCTGGCCGACAAGGTCACCATCGCCAAGGTCGACATCATGGAGAACACCGACATTGCTGCGCAGATGGGCGTTCAGTCGATCCCGCTGATGGTCCTGTTCAAGGACGGCAAGCCCGCCGCGCAGAAGCTGGGCGCAGCTCCGAAGGGTGCGCTCAAGGCGTGGCTCGAATCGGAACTTTAA
- the addA gene encoding double-strand break repair helicase AddA, with the protein MSAKVYPLKDRQADAVDPRDTVWLSASAGTGKTQVLSARVLRLLLRPGIEPSQILCLTFTKAGAAEMATRVNDVLAGWVRADDVALAQDLIAIGADPGPETVARARTRFAAVLDCPGGGLRIETIHAFSQWLLSAFPLEAGLAPGTRPMEDRDREILLRDTLAEMLLNAETAGDTTLIDALAMLALRTDQSGVERFLMACAEARPAWEGPGAWQPPLLPRVHRLLGLSSDHGEEHVRALCEDAAFDIGSLRRCLEAQLAWGTATARKFEEVAAPWLASGADVRLQLLDQLRAAVFTQKGDVKSLKSVEKHLPDYAEYAARVGESLDAVERARNLGELAQWLAPALTLGRAFALKWSEAKAREGLVDFDDQIHEAARLLKRSDMADWIRYKLDRRFDHILIDEAQDTNAAQWDVIDALTDEFFAGEGARGDRLRTLFVVGDYKQAIFRFQGTSPENFEAAKQRVKSRIEATRANFDALRGDAEIRPLQEYGLGRSYRTAQPVLDFVDAAIEAIGPREFGLKDDPEPHIGDNRPGQVVIWRAVGSTGDDPQDEEPEDEQSWLSRPDRRVADNIARQVQAWLRQGYPLAKGGARNAQAGDVMVLVRKRKELAGLIVARLHARGVPVAGVDRLRLGAPLAVRDLMAALRFAAQPNDDLSLACLLTSPLIGWSQGDLLAYGYRDRGMRLWDHLRGSSEPKPLAARAMLLDLLAEADYAPPQALLYWLLAGPWRGRRALVARLGKEANDPIDELLNAALAFSASNVPSLTGFIRWFDAGEGELKREAEQQGGLVRVMTVHGSKGLQAPIVILADTADDPDKSPPRTLELDEIDIATGIAARSLPMPGLRKEERLGPLAEAQEAAAKAEREEHWRLLYVAMTRAEEALFVAGALPAKKTEAPADSWYARLEPLVEDDWRDDDIWAAAKTWGTPAPVQDGMPAGATQAPLPLVPAWLTRPVAEEPRPPRPLAPSSLGEDDDAPDPPLPAGPGGDAGFAARRGVLIHRLLERLPELLPERRAEAGAKWLARQAADLSDAERAEMVAAAVATLANPDFADVFGPDALPEVPLAATVGGQVVAGTIDRLCLPAEPAAPIRVVDFKTARRPPTDIAAIPAAYIRQMAAYACALEAIHPGRRVECALLYTHAPRLFVLPDSLIGPEKARLRGA; encoded by the coding sequence ATGAGCGCCAAGGTCTATCCCCTTAAAGACCGTCAGGCCGATGCCGTCGACCCGCGCGATACCGTCTGGCTTTCGGCCAGCGCCGGAACGGGAAAGACGCAGGTTCTGTCGGCCCGGGTGCTGCGCCTGTTGCTGCGACCGGGGATCGAGCCGTCGCAGATCCTGTGCCTCACCTTCACAAAGGCGGGCGCGGCGGAAATGGCGACGCGCGTGAACGACGTGCTGGCGGGGTGGGTGCGGGCAGATGACGTGGCGCTGGCGCAGGACCTGATTGCGATCGGGGCCGATCCGGGGCCGGAAACGGTAGCGCGTGCGCGAACCCGCTTTGCCGCCGTACTGGACTGCCCCGGCGGTGGCTTGCGGATCGAGACGATCCACGCCTTCTCGCAATGGCTGCTCTCGGCGTTCCCGCTAGAGGCTGGGCTGGCCCCCGGCACGCGGCCGATGGAGGATCGCGACCGCGAAATCCTGCTCCGCGATACGCTGGCCGAGATGTTGCTCAATGCGGAGACAGCAGGCGATACGACGCTGATCGACGCGCTGGCGATGTTGGCACTGCGCACCGACCAGTCGGGAGTCGAGCGGTTTCTGATGGCCTGTGCCGAAGCGCGCCCTGCGTGGGAAGGGCCGGGGGCGTGGCAGCCGCCTCTGTTGCCGCGCGTGCATCGTTTGCTGGGCCTGTCCTCCGATCATGGCGAGGAGCACGTGCGGGCGCTGTGCGAGGACGCGGCGTTCGACATCGGATCGCTGCGGCGCTGCCTGGAGGCACAGCTGGCCTGGGGCACTGCGACGGCACGCAAGTTCGAGGAAGTGGCCGCGCCATGGCTGGCCAGCGGGGCCGATGTGCGGCTACAACTGCTCGACCAGCTTCGCGCGGCAGTGTTTACGCAAAAGGGCGACGTGAAATCGCTCAAGTCCGTTGAAAAGCACTTGCCCGATTACGCCGAATACGCGGCGCGGGTTGGGGAAAGCCTCGATGCGGTGGAGCGCGCCCGCAATCTAGGCGAGCTGGCCCAGTGGCTCGCCCCGGCGTTGACGCTGGGCCGGGCCTTTGCGCTGAAGTGGAGCGAGGCCAAGGCGCGCGAGGGGTTGGTCGATTTCGACGATCAGATTCACGAGGCGGCGCGGCTGCTGAAGCGTTCCGACATGGCGGACTGGATCCGCTACAAGCTTGACCGGCGGTTCGATCACATTCTGATCGACGAGGCGCAGGACACCAACGCCGCGCAGTGGGATGTTATTGACGCACTGACCGACGAATTCTTCGCGGGCGAAGGTGCGCGAGGCGACCGGCTGCGCACTCTGTTCGTGGTGGGCGACTACAAGCAGGCGATCTTCCGCTTTCAGGGGACCAGCCCCGAGAATTTCGAGGCCGCCAAGCAGCGGGTGAAGAGCCGGATCGAGGCGACGCGCGCGAATTTCGATGCCCTGCGTGGCGATGCCGAAATCCGCCCGTTGCAGGAATATGGGCTGGGGCGCAGCTACCGCACCGCGCAGCCGGTGCTGGATTTCGTCGATGCCGCGATCGAGGCCATCGGCCCGCGCGAATTCGGCCTGAAGGACGATCCCGAACCGCACATTGGCGACAATCGCCCCGGACAGGTCGTGATCTGGCGCGCCGTTGGATCGACTGGCGACGATCCGCAGGATGAAGAGCCGGAGGACGAGCAATCGTGGCTGTCCCGCCCCGACCGGCGCGTGGCGGACAATATCGCGCGGCAGGTGCAGGCGTGGCTGCGGCAGGGCTATCCGCTGGCCAAGGGCGGCGCGCGCAATGCGCAGGCGGGCGATGTCATGGTGCTTGTCCGCAAGCGCAAGGAACTGGCTGGGCTGATCGTCGCGCGACTGCATGCCCGGGGCGTGCCGGTTGCGGGGGTGGACCGACTGCGGCTTGGTGCGCCGCTGGCGGTGCGGGACCTGATGGCGGCCTTGCGCTTCGCTGCGCAGCCAAACGATGACCTGTCGCTGGCGTGTTTGCTAACCTCGCCGCTGATCGGGTGGTCGCAGGGCGATCTGCTGGCCTATGGCTATCGCGATCGGGGCATGCGGCTGTGGGATCATTTGCGCGGATCGAGCGAGCCGAAGCCGCTGGCGGCGCGGGCGATGTTGCTCGATTTGCTGGCAGAGGCGGATTACGCGCCGCCGCAGGCGTTGCTTTACTGGCTGCTTGCCGGGCCGTGGCGCGGGCGGCGGGCGCTGGTCGCGCGGCTCGGTAAAGAGGCGAACGATCCCATCGACGAATTGCTGAACGCCGCGCTGGCATTCTCTGCCAGCAACGTTCCCAGCCTTACCGGGTTCATCCGCTGGTTCGACGCGGGCGAGGGCGAGTTGAAGCGCGAGGCGGAGCAGCAGGGCGGGCTGGTCCGCGTGATGACCGTGCACGGATCGAAGGGCCTGCAAGCACCTATCGTCATCTTGGCAGATACTGCCGACGATCCCGACAAATCGCCGCCGCGCACGCTGGAACTGGACGAGATCGACATCGCCACCGGCATCGCTGCGCGCAGTCTGCCGATGCCGGGGCTGCGCAAGGAAGAACGACTGGGGCCTTTGGCCGAAGCGCAGGAAGCTGCCGCCAAGGCCGAGCGCGAAGAACACTGGCGCTTGCTCTATGTTGCGATGACGCGGGCGGAAGAGGCGCTGTTCGTGGCCGGTGCTTTGCCCGCGAAAAAGACCGAAGCGCCCGCCGACAGTTGGTACGCGCGGCTCGAACCGCTGGTCGAGGATGACTGGCGCGACGACGATATCTGGGCGGCGGCGAAGACATGGGGCACGCCCGCGCCGGTGCAGGACGGGATGCCCGCCGGGGCCACGCAGGCCCCGCTTCCGCTGGTGCCCGCATGGCTGACGCGTCCGGTGGCCGAGGAACCGCGCCCGCCGCGCCCGCTCGCGCCATCGTCACTGGGCGAGGACGACGATGCGCCCGATCCGCCGCTGCCGGCGGGGCCGGGCGGCGATGCGGGATTTGCGGCGCGGCGCGGCGTGTTGATCCACCGTTTGCTTGAACGATTGCCCGAACTGCTGCCTGAACGGCGCGCGGAGGCCGGCGCGAAATGGCTGGCGCGGCAGGCGGCGGACCTGTCCGACGCCGAACGGGCCGAGATGGTCGCGGCGGCGGTGGCGACGCTGGCCAATCCGGACTTTGCCGATGTTTTCGGACCCGATGCGCTGCCAGAGGTGCCCTTGGCCGCAACCGTGGGCGGGCAAGTCGTGGCTGGCACCATTGACCGGCTGTGCCTTCCCGCCGAGCCCGCAGCGCCGATCCGCGTGGTGGATTTCAAGACCGCCCGCCGTCCGCCCACTGACATTGCCGCGATCCCCGCCGCCTATATCCGCCAGATGGCCGCATATGCCTGCGCTCTTGAGGCGATTCATCCCGGACGGCGGGTCGAGTGCGCATTGCTCTATACCCATGCGCCGCGGCTGTTCGTTCTGCCCGACAGCCTGATAGGGCCGGAGAAGGCCCGGTTACGGGGGGCCTAG